The genomic region gattttccttctctctttttttgtttattctttaaATTGTGTCATTTGCAGTGATGTGGTTTCGTGTCCGTCACAGCAGTGACGAGCATCATGGGTAAATAAGCTCCACACTGAACAGTACAGTCTCTTCAGGCCCAATCCCATTTCTCGTTGGACTAGAGCACAGACCGTCGTCCTTTACCTTGACCGGCTTCTCTTCACACCAAACAGCTACAGCAGTCTGACCCGCGCGGGTGATTCTTATGTAAACGTTGTCACTCGTTGGGTGTTTGTCGCGTGGTTCAGTGCGAGTGATTGGCGAAGGACAAATACCAGCAAGTGTAGTGGACAAATTGGTGAAGCTGTTGTTGGCAGTTTTACTGACATTCAGTACATTCTACTGGACCATTTGTGTCCGAGTGTGTGCGTTTATTTGTGAACAGAGAGCAATTTGGCAGAAAGCGTCACTTCTACTTAAACGACTCCTCCTGGTCAGTGTCTTCCAGACCAggttgtccgtgtgtgtgttgtagtgcAGGATGTTTTCAGCAATAATATTTAGTAGTGCTACAGAGAGTCGCAGTGAGCTCAACAGCCAAGCGAGCTGGGATttgcagttttttcttttccagtggAACCCAGTCTGTTTTTCAGGCAGATTGAACAAGTGTGGTGGAAGCTTGCTGGAGGCGAATGAGGTGGACGGGAGAGAGTTCATGGcacagatttttttctctcttcatctGATTCTGTCCTTTTTACATCCACGTCACTGCCACTGAAGTCCTGCTGAGGCTGACggggactaaaaaaaaaaactttgtttacCTCCAGTAAAAGCTCTTTAATTTTACCTGCATCCTTTAAAAGATGATGGTGCCTATGTGAGCGCCACCCAGCTTTATCCATAACACTCATCTGCAAGGACactaaaggaaaacaaagacattattaTCAAGTTGCATCCAAACCAGTTTGCTCAGTCTCCTGATCAAAGATGCTTTTCTCCTGCAGTTGTGATTATTGGGATTATTGGGATTATGGGAGACAAAAGGCAAACTGTTGAGGAGATTGGGGGCAGCAGGAGCAGTACAGACTTAGGAATGGAGTTAAAGGACAAAATGTAGGCAGTGCTGGGGCGCAGTGCAGTTCTGGACAAGATAAGTAATGGATCCTCCTCTAAAGCTTGAGGCAGATGAAAAAGTTAGCAGAGATGAAGGGGGAAAAGAGCAGGAAGCAGTGCAGAGGACAGTCTGGGAATGGCGACGAGGCACTTACTTGTCCTCTGTGTGCTCAATGAAGCCGGCAGCGGCCAGCGCAGCTCGGTACTGCAGCAGCACACCTCGGACACTCTTCACAAATCCTTTAGAGAGCGGGAAGAGTGGAAAGCCGATATCCGGGTAGCCGCTGCCCTCCGGGAGGAAACTCCTGTAGCTCTTTCTACGTTTCTTTGGTCGCACCACTGGCTGGCTTCCAGTGGAGCCAACCCCTCCTCCGCTAACTGTGACAGAACCGGATTCTGATGTCCCACCACGGACAGAGCTGGGCACTGTGGACACAGCCCTGTTGTCGCCACCCAGAGAGGCCTTTAcctggctgctgctgtcacagtcTGAGGTCTGGCTCAGCTCCTGCTGAGAAGCTGCTGTGGTGGAGAGACTCAGCCCTGaatcctccagctcctcctccatgaTACTGGTAACTCCCATGACCCCCTCCTCACCGGGCTTACTGGGGCTGCTGTGTGCCACTGCCACAGGCCCCGATCCCAGGGGCAGCTGCTCGTCCAGAGGCTCCACAGACGAGGGTCGGTCTTTAGAGTGCGAACCCCTGCAGGACACGTGCGAGTGGCTCCTCTCAGCAGCGTCGTTCAGCTCGAGCCACACCTCAAGGCGGTGGACGAGGCGCCACCCGTTTGAGTTAAAGTGCTCTTGAATCTCCTGCTTGAAAACATCTACAGGACTCTGCAGAAGCTGCGTCATAGACTGAACCATCTTAATCAGGGCCATCTCGTTGTAACAGCGGCTGTTCTCATACCCTTCCTGAAGGCCTCGGTCACTGTCGAAGCCGGCCTCATTATAGTAAGGCTCATTGACTAGGATAAGGCCTACAGGAAAATCACACACATATGTCATGATGAGCTATTTCATGTTACAACTCATGTTCTTACTTTGACAACTGATTAGTTCCCTTCTTTCATTTTGGGCAACTtataatttaaagctgcagtgtgtaactttttggTGGCTATTGTCGTTGTTGACGTTATTATTCTACTTCTGGTGCCATCAGGCCTGACAGAGGGagggcatgtgtgtgtatacactggcGGTGCAGAGACAGGTGTGGTCAATAAGCCTTTGTCCTATGAAAAGTGCTAAATGACTGAGTTATTTGAGCAGAAGAAAAATTCACTTCCGACACATTTCGTGATTCTCAagcctgtttgcagctgtctcacttttcTACAGCAATGTTGCCGATGCCTCCAACTGTCTCGACATAAAAGgcgtcacttcctgtgtccagGCAACACGAGACGTAAACACCGCTGTACTGACAAACCGAGAGAGAGTAGTGTGGAGCTGACTGGACTAATCAGCATTGTACGGACTCAATCGACAattgtttgaatgtaacaaagatttgtttgtatttaaatgtcacacactacAGTTTCAGGGCATTTCCACACTAGATACATTTAGTTTCCTGAATGTCGGTGCAGCAGCTCATCACCACCACCTGTTTTTTACTTGTgaagcattattttttttaattgtcttgGTTTATATCATTAACAAGGGTGTGCCcgaccattttttttttttggtttgctgTTGCTATACAAGGACTTAATTACTGCACTGTAATCAGTAAAATGTGCTATAGAATAGTCTATAGCCTCCTCCATCTCTTCTAACTTATACAAAATATAGTATGACATGTGGCAGCTGTGCAGCCTCCACCCAACCGACTGACAGTAAAGCAATTCTATTACAttcctctttgtctttcagcttctccctttaggatCTCCACAGATTTTTATCCATTCTATTTGCTAAAGTGATGCTCTGAGCTGCATTTTGTGGTGGAGAGTGTTTAACTTAAGTCTGGTCAGGAGATGGAGAAAAGGCACATCAGTGATGCGGCACTGTACGAATAACAGTGTGATGTCTAAGGTCCAGATAACTGATTgggtgattgtgtgtgtgactctgcaCTTAGAGCAAATAAAGACGTGAATAAAACATTACTGTGCTGCAGATGAGAGAACtgtttgtatgaatgtgtgtgcgtgcgcactAACCTTGTATGGAGATGAGAACTTGCAGCAGACTGGATTTACTGGTCCATCTCTCTGTGCCCTGTGGATCAATCACATGACCACAACAGATGAGCACAAAGGATTCAGAAAAgggtgcagacacacacacagtttattcacttttactaaaaccttttaaaaactaCTCTAGATTATAAAAGACACAAGTATAACATTTCTGCTAGGGGTCTGAGACTAACCAATAACAAAAGACCTTGGACACTGGGAAGAAGCAGGGGATTGTGGGAAttgtaatgaaatgaaaatcttTCAAAGGGAGACATGTGTGATGTGAATTTGACCAAAGTGGAGGCAGCCAAAAATGAAATGGTCCTTCAAAGATTTGAACGAATTTGAACAGTGTTTAAACAGTTTGGCTGATATACAGTAGGTACACTGCTCAACAAAAACATATCACATATCTTTTTCTTATCTTTAAGAATCTTGACGATTGTGAGtgataacaaataaaatctCTTTCCCCAAGAAAAACTGCAagaatcaaaacaacacaaatcttTCAGGATCAGGAAATATTGTGTACCCTTAGCCGCAATGATCTCTAAAAAGAGACTGTTTTTGAAGTTTTGAACAACCTTATTTTATATCATCAACAATGAAAAACCCAAAGATATTCTTTCATGGTGACATAATCATTGGTTTATCAATGAATTggctaattatttatttgtttgctgtacTATTTTCACTACATTTTCATCTTTgcactgtgtttatttaatatgGTAGCTAATGCTAATTTTCCAATGCTGGTCCCTTATGTTGACACAAAATGGGATAAATGATGGTTCCAAGCAGGAAATTCAAAACACTGCTGCAGGTTTAAACGGTGTGATGGTTTAGTTCATGGTCAACGTCACACAATCATGTAAAACTTTAAATAAGTCACTTAAGACAGCACCCACCTTTCCAATCCAGGTGCCGAGTAGACTGACGCAGACTTTGCCATTGTCGTAGAGGTTGGGATTGAGGCGACCGCTGCACTGCGACAGGTAGCGAAACAGCGGCGGCACAGCTGGGTAGATGTTGGGCAGCTGGATGTCAAACAGGAAAAGGCCGTCTTCATAGGGTGTGCGGGTCGGTCCTTTGATCAGAGCCGAGAACAGATCCTGGATGGGAGAAagcaaagaaagagaggaatgtAGATAGATCATGCCAGAGAATATGACGACATCCTAAAAAAACACTACAGTGAAGTAAATTAACTTTAACTTTGCCTGCATCtttaaggtttcattttaattaaaaatgaattagcATTCACTATAAACCTTTAGATCCTACTAAATTTCCCTTTTCAATCTGCTGCTTGCCATTTTAAACCAGAAGAAAACTTGCATATGGGTTTAAAAATATATCTAAAAAATGATAATGAGGCTGTTAAATGATGTTTAGGTATAATTTCAAAGTGTGTGACTATGCATTATCGTTATCTGAGGGAAAACACTGCATGAAtgagtcacaatattatgaatTCAAAGCTGCATTCATCTGTAAACACACGGccaaagagagtgtgtgtgtagagagaaaATTAATGTTTACATAGTGTTCATCACACATTTTCAACTATGCCTCCATCTTCAGCAGGTCTGTGCTGCACTCAGATGCTGCTCATTCAGTTTAAATTGGGGTGGGGTCGCATGGTTTGCTGAACTTTCAGAGGCAGCATGAGTCATGACAGGCACTgctctagagctgaaacaattacttgattaattgattattaatcatcaactattttaataatcgatttatcggtttgaagcttttttcttattaaaacaagatttctgaatgttttagcttcttaaatgtgaatatgttctactttatgtgctccagataacaaacaaattattaaaactgaatcattttggtttgtggacaaaacaagacagaacatcatcatttccaggtttgacaaacactgatcaatattttctatgaaccaaacaattacacgatgaatcgagaaaataatcgttagttgcagctctaaactgCACACAAATTTCCGCAGGCTTGCAGGGAATaatttataaacacaaacagaattatacaaaatctcaaaattgttgATGACCCTAATTTCAGTTCATTAGTGTTTTTTCAACCAACAACCAATTCTGTGCTTCTTAATGCCACGAATGACTAGAAACCAACCATGCGATCTTCAAATGTTTTGACCATGATGCCATCCGGCAGTGACGTTGCCAGCAGAGCCATTTCCTTCCTCACTGTGCTGAAGAACTTCTTTGCTTCGGCTGGCTGAAATTCCATTTTCTtaaatgagtgagtgtctgtgacAGAGAGACGACGTGTGTGAGTAAAAGGCAATACATATACGGTGCAAATACATTTAAGCTCGTCTGAGCAAGACACAGAAGTATAATTACAGGATGACAGTATCTGCCTCACATTACCACtgataataacaaagaaatgtggggtcttttgtttgctgtgtgaCTAAGCAACACTCCCTTAAACTATCACTAAGGGTTGTGATATAAGGGTAGTAGAATGATCTGGTCACATACAGAATGAATTAtttatcacaaaaaacacattcagaggtggtttgagAACACGTGTCCAGCTGCATAAACAAAATCTGTACTTAGGATGGATTAGAGACCACTTCCTCAGCTGATGTCCTCTCACCCACAATTATTTTTACAATCTTCAGCATCCATATGTTGGGGGAGATTTCGGTTACCAGGTCTTTGGAATCAAACTGCTCGACATGAACTGCAGGGCGTCTCAGACTCTGACTTGTCAGGGCTTATACATATAATCAAACTTGCACATCAATCTTTGAGAcctgtgctctctctccctgaaaTAATCTGGGCCTTGTTCACTCATAATCCAAGGTTCAACAGTGGCCAGCTACTCTATCAGTTTCTTTGGAGAAGACCTTAAACAGTGCAGTTTCTGGGTCTTATCATCACACTTTTCTGAGAGTTTAGGAACCACAAATGGTTATGTGAGTATATGAAAGAAAACCTAAAAGCAATCATCACACCATATGTTGGTTGAAGACTAAAAGTGGTTCAAGgaagggataaaaaaaaaaaaggcagagggagagaaggagagaaaagagtgaaaggaagtggagagggaggagaagcaaacctcatcactcacctggtGCCCACTCCAGCACAGAGAACACCTCTCCCTTGGCACTGGTGAAGGTGACGCCAGGCTTGCCACCGCTCTGTTGGCACAGTACTGGCGTGTCGCTGAGAAACTCACTGGGCCACTCTTGTCCACCAACAGGTGTCTGTGGCTCCTGCTGGGGCTTTTCATCTCCAGCTCTCTCCACCTGAACCGCAACACAGCAACAGATGAATGCACAATATAAAGTTTCacctgtttgtttatttatttgaaatgcacTTGAACATTTGGCccaaatttaaattcaaataaactcTTACTTGTTTAACACAAACCTCGGTCGCTGCTCCTCCACTCCCGCCTGCCTCCACCACAGCCTGCATCTTTTCCTCCTCGACGATGGCCACATTATCCAGCGTCTTTCTCAGGTTCTCCTGCAGCTTCTTAATGTCATCCAGAAAGCGTTTCTCCTTAGTGGGTTTCTCCGAAGGCGCAGGCGTCACTGAACTGGCTATGTTAGCTGTGGAAGTTGGTTCAGCGGCGGTCGGAGATGTTGGCGAGCCACCGGTCAACAACTGCTCCACAGTCATGTTCTTTAGGCTCTCCAGGATTTTCAAGGCTTCTTTCAACTCCCTAAAGCCCCGGGAGGCACCATCTTTACTGGGCTTCTCCGCTCCGTTCACTGCTCCTCCTGGAGTCGTTCCTAAAAAAACGTTAGAGTTCATTATTCTGTGTAATGAACAGTGGCATTTGGATGAAAGATATTATCCATATTATCCCTGAcctcattaaatacatttaataaacctcAGTTTTGccaaaacacagtgaagagaatTTGCCAAGAATCTTATTTTTCACATTGTGTAATCATTTATCCTGAGTGCTGTATATAGTGATGTTATAAATGGAACTAGTGGGCCACATACTATGAGTAAgcctttttattttgctcattaAATAAACTGTCTAATAACCCACAGTTGTGTCACTTGCACTGTACCTGCAGTAACTTGAGTGTACATATTAAATTGTCATTTTCCCATTAACACTTTGAgtgggacaaaaataaaaaaaaggttcccAAGAGAATTAAGGAGAATGTTTTGCAGCGTGAAGTCTATAATTCGtccttgaaaacaaacaataatacaaatgcTAAAATAagatcctcacctcctccagaAGGACTGGCAACAGCCAGAGAAGCGTCTCCGTCCTCTCCAGTAAGTGCTTTAGTGGGGCTGGTGACCCCAGCTTTATTGCCCTCCTGTGGGGGGATGATGAAGGCTGTGGTTCCAGTGGGCGTGGGGGTCGGGGTCGCCGTGTCGGTGACATCGGCGTTGTTGACGTAACTGTCATCTTCAGTGGTGAGGCCGTTATCCGTCTCCCAGCTGTCACTCTCGTCTTCCCACTCCTCCGTGGACAGGACGCTGCTGGTTTCCTCCACAGAGTCGTAGTCCGTCTCCTCGATCTCGGACTCCACGTTGTAGAGGTGCTGTGTGTGATTTTTAGGAGACTAttaacaacagacacaaaacaatggCATTGATCTTTATATGGAATAAACATGAACCTGCGGCAGGACGATGGTCATGGAGTTGTCTGCCCACACCACCTCCACTTTGCTGCTCACATCCACCCTGGACACCTGACCTACAGATGTCTGAGGGAGTACAGAAaggattattaatattattgttattattattaatattattttccaTGCAATTTACTCAGACGTTAATATTTTTAAACCTGTATCCATTCAACGTGACTTTCACATAAGATTGAATCACAATTCATtttgcagctcttttttttccccaaagttTCACTTCTGACGGGTTCACAGCAATCAATCGATCCATCAACCAGGGTGTGTGACTTGATGACATGAcattaataataagaaaataagaaaacgttttaaatgtaaaagactgtttacaaacaaacaggaacttCCTCACATTTGTTAACAGATCCGAGTCCATCATGGACTTGAGGTTACGTGGTTAAATTTAAGTTCCTGAACAACTGACTGAATGATTAGCAATTACGTTAACTGTCATCATCtctggtgtgcaaaggcctttacaGACAAGTGTTTCAACCTAAAATTCCAAAACGTTAAAAGTTAATCAAAGATATTgatcatattatatttaatgccaaagaaaagtcatataaatgtacaagcaaaaatgtaaatgaatttgaatttagAGGAAAAGTAATAAATCAGCTTTCACAAGGCCATAAGATTCAATTAAATGAgagatttctttgttgttgttgttgttgatctcACTTCATTTTCACAGTCATTCTGTCCGTTCTCCGAGTTCCATATTCTGATGACGATGTCCGTGGTGCGGAAGTGAAAGTCTGGGTGATCTGCAATGTCGTACACACTGACGTCCTCCTCCATACCGATGACCTGGAttataacaaaaataaccaGGTATCAGTTTCACCTTTTTCCTCTGTctgacactcaaacacacagacacctgaGGTTTTTTCCACAGTCTTTACAGCACAAAATGGTGTCATCTTGTGCCGCTGACTCACCTCCACGTCGTCACTCGTGGGGTTGAGTTTGATCCATTTAACAACGCACGTTCTGCCCTTGTGATCGCCGGACTGGATCACACCGTACACTCCTGGATCCTGCAGGGCTTGAGCTGAAATAGACCCAGTTAGGGAGTAGAGCAAGGTCACCATGACACTTCATTATATTTAACACTGTATTTGcggtttaatttaaaaacatatttggaAATAGCAGCAAAAGGGCCTAGATATTGTTCTGTATTGTGCTCCATGGTCATAGAtatgcaaatataaaaacacattcacagttcacacagacaaaaacctGACACACTGAAACTACTTAATGAAATCGATTTCCCCTTACGTCGTTTGTCCACCACAAAGTCTCCGGGACAAAACTCGTGGCTGTCGAGGTGTTGGATCGGGATGAGGTTGTTTGATCGGATCCCCTTTTCCACTCGCCCGTCCTTCCACATCACGTCGGCAGTGGTCTTAGTGGACACAACTTCCACTGCCACCCtgtacaaaacacacattagtCTTGTGCGTCACTTCAGCAAAGAGGTTTTTAGttctgaacattttaaaactctGCCTTTGCTTTGATTGTATTGAGAACAAAGTCTCCCTCGTTTATGCATCACAAAAGGAAAACTACAATAGGACATTGCCGTTACTATTTTTCCCCTCTATTTATCCAGTCTTATTATCTTCTCTATTATTTATCTGCTCTCATTTGCTTCAATTATTTCTGTTCTTGGCATGCTGATGCCTCAGTCTTCCTTTTCATTGTTTCATTCCTCTTGACTTCTTCCTTTCACCACTTTCTCCTGCCTCCTGTGTCAACCAGCACTTCTTCCTTTGCCTCAAAACAAAATTCTTGAGAAAATTTCAGCTTGAGTAAGAATAAACTGGGGTAAAAGTAAGctgcaaagaaacacatttgtgtttatcaATGTGCACTGAATGGGGATAGGGTGCATTCACATTTCCATTTTATGTCAAACACTGAATATGTGTCTGAAATCATCTTTATAAATTgtgatggatttaaaaaaaatacaaaaaacaaagctaTCACTCATGTGACAATGCTGGCTTTTAACAGGTGACATCTTCACTGGTAACAAGCCTTTTACAAGCTAAACTCTAGTGAGCTGCAGCCATATTTGGTGCAACATCATGATGTTGAGGTGTATTGATCAGTGGTCACCAATTCCACAGTAGTATGATGAGTAATAGAGGATTATTGTAAGAAAAGGccgagacaaaaaaaaaagagcggaagaaaagaaagaagaaagaagaaaatatatgTGGTCCTGCTGTAAACCCACCGGTCTCCAGGCTTGAACTCCCGTGAGAACTTGGTCCTCTTCTTTTTGTGCTTCCTCTTCAGGTTGCGGATGGAGAGAGGGATGCTCTTCTTTCGGTTCGTTCCCAGACCGCCGCTCTGTGAGGAGGCGGTGGAGCTCGCCGATGACGTCAGAGAACTGCAACCAGGGGTTAAACTCACAGgttactagagctgaaacaattaatcaattactaaattaatcagcaactattttgataatcgattaattggtttgaagctttttttcatgattaaaacaagacttccgatagtttaagcttcttaaatgtgagtattttcgtAATTTCTTTGCCCTGGAtatcaaagaaaaaacattaaaagttaatcattttggtttgtggacaaaacaagacatttgagaacatcatcatttccaggtttgatgaacaccgatcaacattttttaaggttttctgatattttatggacctagcgattaatcgagaaaattatcaacagattaatcgattatgaaaataatcgttgaAGCTCTACAGGTTACTATTCATCTCATTAGAAAACACAATAGAGGTTAAGGATTGTGACTGAACaagtcttatttattttgtccttcCTCACCTGCTCATattctttctccttttctctggATGTAAATAGTTCAGATCTATGTTTTTCATTGTTACTACATTACTAAAATGTAAGGATAATGAAAGCGCTGGATTAACAGGCTGAGAGACTGCTTTTGGAACATGATGTTCTTTATACAAACTTAGAACTCTTGGCATGAGACAcactgttttctgtaatgtcatTGGACTATTTTTCCTTataaaaggatttaaaaaaaactgtgctaaGGGACAGAGTTGATTTAGCTCTGGCGTACGAATTTGTTGTGGTAGCAAgttttgcttttgttatttttgtgcacTAAATCACTTCACTGTGTCTACAGCACCACACTCCAACAAAACACCTGAAATACTAACAGGTGCTAACACAAAGATATGTTCACATTAATGGAATTCTTACagctacaaacaaaaacaaacagcacaccTGGTGTCGTCAGTATCTTCTGCAGCCTCATCATCAGCATCCTGCTCTGTGTGCTCGGCTGAGGTGTCGTTGGTGTTCTGGGGGTCCAGGGAATTCTGGACAGACACCACGGGaccattgttgttgttgggctGGGAAGAGTCTGTCTGCTCTGATTTGTGTTCACCTTG from Solea senegalensis isolate Sse05_10M linkage group LG6, IFAPA_SoseM_1, whole genome shotgun sequence harbors:
- the ube2o gene encoding (E3-independent) E2 ubiquitin-conjugating enzyme UBE2O isoform X2, which translates into the protein MHLAASRLPPVFFHSALILSLQHHSLTTAAMAEPVASDAAATASPSPGLSPTASPGSEPPSVALSPTADGSQRLLFSHDLVSGRYRGSVRFGLVRMIHGEEDFNSDSDLDDGGGRRGGGGGGGGGGGGGGRGAPCGSDTESVVDTPSQPLGRGFVRVQWYPEGGKQDIRETKLKLEDRSIVIRDIVRRNHSNDNQCGIVTNIDIECAVKLVGTNCVLYPVNSKDLQHIWSFMYGDYIAYDFWLGKVYDLTNHIILKLSNGARCSMSVEDGAKLYDVCPHVSDSGLFFDEAYGFYPGQVLIGPAKVFSNVQWLSGVKPVLSRKCKFRVVVEEVKVVELKVTWITKSYSPKGSDSVYPPASTITQENLCRVRRLGYYDHTQRQLGERALYIFPAKGDATRITCEGPEGAAILPEDPVARKLKRMFKKDLGKKMENTDTQGEHKSEQTDSSQPNNNNGPVVSVQNSLDPQNTNDTSAEHTEQDADDEAAEDTDDTSSLTSSASSTASSQSGGLGTNRKKSIPLSIRNLKRKHKKKRTKFSREFKPGDRVAVEVVSTKTTADVMWKDGRVEKGIRSNNLIPIQHLDSHEFCPGDFVVDKRPQALQDPGVYGVIQSGDHKGRTCVVKWIKLNPTSDDVEVIGMEEDVSVYDIADHPDFHFRTTDIVIRIWNSENGQNDCENETSVGQVSRVDVSSKVEVVWADNSMTIVLPQHLYNVESEIEETDYDSVEETSSVLSTEEWEDESDSWETDNGLTTEDDSYVNNADVTDTATPTPTPTGTTAFIIPPQEGNKAGVTSPTKALTGEDGDASLAVASPSGGGTTPGGAVNGAEKPSKDGASRGFRELKEALKILESLKNMTVEQLLTGGSPTSPTAAEPTSTANIASSVTPAPSEKPTKEKRFLDDIKKLQENLRKTLDNVAIVEEEKMQAVVEAGGSGGAATEVERAGDEKPQQEPQTPVGGQEWPSEFLSDTPVLCQQSGGKPGVTFTSAKGEVFSVLEWAPDTHSFKKMEFQPAEAKKFFSTVRKEMALLATSLPDGIMVKTFEDRMDLFSALIKGPTRTPYEDGLFLFDIQLPNIYPAVPPLFRYLSQCSGRLNPNLYDNGKVCVSLLGTWIGKGTERWTSKSSLLQVLISIQGLILVNEPYYNEAGFDSDRGLQEGYENSRCYNEMALIKMVQSMTQLLQSPVDVFKQEIQEHFNSNGWRLVHRLEVWLELNDAAERSHSHVSCRGSHSKDRPSSVEPLDEQLPLGSGPVAVAHSSPSKPGEEGVMGVTSIMEEELEDSGLSLSTTAASQQELSQTSDCDSSSQVKASLGGDNRAVSTVPSSVRGGTSESGSVTVSGGGVGSTGSQPVVRPKKRRKSYRSFLPEGSGYPDIGFPLFPLSKGFVKSVRGVLLQYRAALAAAGFIEHTEDNVLADECYG
- the ube2o gene encoding (E3-independent) E2 ubiquitin-conjugating enzyme UBE2O isoform X4, which gives rise to MAEGDAAAVEEAAAVEAEEDEEPLVVLTRRVLWTPRVSPSAGDLFASSGTPKEESRTSGRQRWFFLFYCGGAVSDASTCTHTGHEINTRPHAKYGYILQLLKLEDRSIVIRDIVRRNHSNDNQCGIVTNIDIECAVKLVGTNCVLYPVNSKDLQHIWSFMYGDYIAYDFWLGKVYDLTNHIILKLSNGARCSMSVEDGAKLYDVCPHVSDSGLFFDEAYGFYPGQVLIGPAKVFSNVQWLSGVKPVLSRKCKFRVVVEEVKVVELKVTWITKSYSPKGSDSVYPPASTITQENLCRVRRLGYYDHTQRQLGERALYIFPAKGDATRITCEGPEGAAILPEDPVARKLKRMFKKDLGKKMENTDTQGEHKSEQTDSSQPNNNNGPVVSVQNSLDPQNTNDTSAEHTEQDADDEAAEDTDDTSSLTSSASSTASSQSGGLGTNRKKSIPLSIRNLKRKHKKKRTKFSREFKPGDRVAVEVVSTKTTADVMWKDGRVEKGIRSNNLIPIQHLDSHEFCPGDFVVDKRPQALQDPGVYGVIQSGDHKGRTCVVKWIKLNPTSDDVEVIGMEEDVSVYDIADHPDFHFRTTDIVIRIWNSENGQNDCENETSVGQVSRVDVSSKVEVVWADNSMTIVLPQHLYNVESEIEETDYDSVEETSSVLSTEEWEDESDSWETDNGLTTEDDSYVNNADVTDTATPTPTPTGTTAFIIPPQEGNKAGVTSPTKALTGEDGDASLAVASPSGGGTTPGGAVNGAEKPSKDGASRGFRELKEALKILESLKNMTVEQLLTGGSPTSPTAAEPTSTANIASSVTPAPSEKPTKEKRFLDDIKKLQENLRKTLDNVAIVEEEKMQAVVEAGGSGGAATEVCVKQVERAGDEKPQQEPQTPVGGQEWPSEFLSDTPVLCQQSGGKPGVTFTSAKGEVFSVLEWAPDTHSFKKMEFQPAEAKKFFSTVRKEMALLATSLPDGIMVKTFEDRMDLFSALIKGPTRTPYEDGLFLFDIQLPNIYPAVPPLFRYLSQCSGRLNPNLYDNGKVCVSLLGTWIGKGTERWTSKSSLLQVLISIQGLILVNEPYYNEAGFDSDRGLQEGYENSRCYNEMALIKMVQSMTQLLQSPVDVFKQEIQEHFNSNGWRLVHRLEVWLELNDAAERSHSHVSCRGSHSKDRPSSVEPLDEQLPLGSGPVAVAHSSPSKPGEEGVMGVTSIMEEELEDSGLSLSTTAASQQELSQTSDCDSSSQVKASLGGDNRAVSTVPSSVRGGTSESGSVTVSGGGVGSTGSQPVVRPKKRRKSYRSFLPEGSGYPDIGFPLFPLSKGFVKSVRGVLLQYRAALAAAGFIEHTEDNVLADECYG